The Natator depressus isolate rNatDep1 chromosome 8, rNatDep2.hap1, whole genome shotgun sequence genome window below encodes:
- the TSPAN1 gene encoding tetraspanin-1, translating into MGCFSFLKVMMILFNLAIFLGGGTLLGVGIWVAVDGSSFSSIFGSSSALQFVNVSYFLIIIGAILVVLGFLGCCGAQKESKCLLIMFFSIVLIIFIAEIAAAVVALVYTSLAENILQTTVTPTLKNQYGKVTEVTQVWNATMSKVKCCGLTNYTDFTDSYYYREHGDMYPPFCCNSANAPCTETEARNSNRPGCFEQLLSDIRKNAGVVGGVAVGICALEIAAMVVSMYLYCQLDKK; encoded by the exons ATGGGCTGTTTCAGTTTCCTCAAGGTGATGATGATCTTGTTTAACCTGGCCATATTT CTTGGCGGAGGGACGCTCCTGGGCGTGGGGATCTGGGTCGCCGTGGACGGGAGCTCGTTCTCCAGCATATTTGGCTCCAGCAGCGCCTTGCAGTTTGTGAACGTCAGCTACTTCCTCATCATCATCGGCGCCATCCTGGTGGTGCTCGGCTTCCTGGGATGCTGTGGGGCCCAGAAAGAGAGCAAATGCCTCCTGATCATG TTCTTCTCGATCGTGCTGATCATCTTCATTGCGGAGATCGCTGCTGCGGTGGTGGCACTGGTCTACACGTCCCTC GCGGAGAACATCCTACAAACAACAGTGACTCCCACACTGAAGAATCAGTACGGGAAGGTTACTGAAGTCACGCAGGTCTGGAACGCCACCATGTCTAAG gtgAAATGCTGCGGCTTGACGAACTACACAGACTTCACTGACTCTTACTACTACAGGGAACATGGCGACATGTACCCACcgttctgctgcaactctgccaACGCCCCGTGCACCGAGACAGAAGCACGTAACAGCAACCGCCCG GGTTGCTTCGAGCAGCTGCTGAGCGACATTCGCAAGAACGCGGGTGTGGTGGGGGGCGTGGCGGTTGGGATCTGTGCGTTAGAG